The Photobacterium sp. CCB-ST2H9 DNA segment ACCAGAAATGGGTGAGTATTGAAAAATCCCATGTGGCCTTTCATCGATTTGGCCAGATCGACTTTATTGGTGTGGATCTTTTTCAGTCCCGGAAGCAAACCGTAGAGCCAGCCGGAGGCTTGCATGCGTTCAAAGTTAAAAGATGCCTGCAAGAGCAGTGAACGCCATGCCATTTTGTTAATGTCAGATTTCGTCAGTTCAGCACCGATGGTTTTGTCCTGATATTCATCTGCCGCAGCTTCCTGTACTTGGTTCAGGTCAATATTCTTATTAGATCCCATCTTCCAGTTCCTCTTGTTGTCCCTGTGCAGGCTCGCTTTTACGCATAAAATCAATCAGTGCCATCGCCAGTGCCGCAGCGGCAATCGCCAGAACCGGCAGTTCAAGCCAGGCTGCGCCGACAAATCCAAGAATGAAGTAAGGAATGTAGGCATTTTTCATCATGATTTTCATCAGAACCGCAAAACCGATGGCTGGCATGATGCCCCCAGCAACCCCTAAGCCATCAATCAGAGTTTTCGGCAGGGCTTCAACAGCAACCTTGGCGTGTTCTGCGCCTAAATAGATAGGCAGAAATGCCCACAGGAAGTAAAAGGTTCCCAGCACGGCCAGTGCAAAGTAGTTCACCCTTTCGATGCCCTGCGTATCTGCGTTCTCGGCCATTTGGTCGCATTTGGACATCACTGGTGACATGGCTGAGAACAGGAAGGTGATTCCCATTTGCACCGCAACCGCAAATGGCACTGCGACTCCGACAGCCACTTCGGCTTCCACACCAGAGGAGATGGCA contains these protein-coding regions:
- the agaW gene encoding PTS N-acetylgalactosamine transporter subunit IIC, giving the protein MEIGLIQALMLGILAFFAGLDLFNGLTHFHRPVVLGPLVGLILGDLQTGILVGGTLELVWMGLAPLAGAQPPNVIIGTIVGAAFAISSGVEAEVAVGVAVPFAVAVQMGITFLFSAMSPVMSKCDQMAENADTQGIERVNYFALAVLGTFYFLWAFLPIYLGAEHAKVAVEALPKTLIDGLGVAGGIMPAIGFAVLMKIMMKNAYIPYFILGFVGAAWLELPVLAIAAAALAMALIDFMRKSEPAQGQQEELEDGI